In Indicator indicator isolate 239-I01 chromosome 7, UM_Iind_1.1, whole genome shotgun sequence, the sequence CAGTGTGATCTAGGCAGGAACAGGTTTGCTGATGGTTTCGTACTCAGATGGTGACAATATCAGGGTGGGACCTGGAGCAACACTTATAATATCACTCTGTGATATTATAATGTCACTCTGTGACAAAGTGCTCTGGGGACATTTGATGAGAACCAGGTCTCTGGATGCTTGATGAGAACCACTTTCATATCTGTCTTCAAAATTCTACAGTCCTGTTTGTTTCATTTAGCTACAAATTCATTTAGGTGCTAAGTCTCCAGGTCAAAACTCTCTCTGGGACATGTGCATGTTTAGAGACATAGTCTGCTGTAAATGCAGCTCCTTTAAGCTAGCAGAAAAGGATAGGCCCAAATAACCAAGTCCTACTTAAAATGCATTTGGTATCCAAGTTAGCACCACCTCCTTTCCAAGTGCCCACATTTCAGGTCACCTTCACAGCAGACTAAAAAATACACTCTGCTTGCCTCCATGCCTACAAGTAGTGCATTGGAGAATCTCATTCTCCATAATAAGAGTTTAAGAATGTCCTTAAAAAAAGGATGCAGAAGGAGAAATATACACATCTACAAAACAAATGGCAGTTAACTAAgcaaaaaaagattttatttttaaatgtagttCTATATTTTGCTTATCAAATACCAATTATTTTATACCTGTGTACACATACCTTGCATCCACAGTCTCCCCATGGAAAGCAAGCTTCTACCCTGTCCTCTGAGAGTCTGCCTACTTCTTGTCTTGTGGCTGTTAAAGGCATTTAAATTTGTAATATCAAACTAATCAAAATGTCTAGGTTTCCAGATAACATAGGTTCTGTCTAAATGTACTACAGAAAACTGCAATAGATTTATTTATCTGTATTTTAACATGTAGATTACATTCTGCTCTGTACTGGATAGACATTATGCAGTGGCAGcaacagagaaatgcaatgaatggcATCATGTCAGTATAGTAAAATATTTGTGgccaaaaaagaagagaaatattCATAATAGAAACTATTTCCCTTAATTTAATCACTTGAAAATTGATCCTTATTCCCAAAGCACTCTCGATTTTCAAattcattttatatttctttcaaaGTGAGCTCTTTCCCAGAGAAGACTGTATTTGCTGAGTTCCAAGTCAAAGTTGGCTTAAAAATTTCAGTCCTTGCAGAGCAAGATGATGGAACACTTCAGGCATCTTCGAGGGTCAGCTCTGAGGCCAGCTCAGGCTGTTCAGGGCTTTATCCAGTCAGATGTTGAAAACTTTCAAGGGTGGAGATGgaacaataaatatttattcaaaTATGGGCATCTGGctcaaaacaccaaccaaactaGTAGAAGCTTCTTAACCTCCACCCCACCCCTCTGCTGCAACTGTCTACTGCCAAATCACAAACCGGCAAATCTGACACAATTCTGCACAGCAGGTGAAATGAACCTTAGAAAATCTTTAAAAGCCAAATCCAGACCCCACTGAAATCAACGAAGAGTTGCCCTTTGTGTTTGTCTAGTCTCTCTAAGGGAAATTATTTAGCAAATACCACAGATGAAAGGAAGTGTCTGATGGGATCAAGGTAGGATCTGAAAAAATAGCTTTTGTatggaggaaggcagggagaTGAGTTCAGGTTAAGGAGTTGAACCACCAAGTGTTGGTCTGTGTCCTGAGAACAGCTTCAGTCCTGGAAATGAAGAATTTACTCAAGAGACCCTCTATCCCATATATTAACACTGGGAGAGTGAAACAGGGCCTGTATCCCACCTCCATGttgtatttattaaaaaaaaaggactgatTCTTCCCTTTTCAGGAAGTCAAGAGTTGGTTGGCTGAAAACAATCCTGTAAAAATAGTCTTAAGATGTGAACCAGGCTGAAAAATCATTGGTATAACTTCCTCTCTGAGCTCCtgcatttaaattttaattgGGGAAAGCAttatgaaaatgagaaaaggtaacacaatattccaaatgTAGATATTTATAAGTAGACACAATACAGTCAATTTTCCATATTTCCACCAAGGTTGTCTCATTATCTatgatgataaaaaaaaaaaaagcttatgcAAGGATGAGTGATACTTTGATACAGATCTTTCAAAGACAAGTGATAATCCAAACCACTTTTTCTGGAAATTCATACTTTagatattttctctcttttaatttttttttcttttaatcacaGAGTTCACAAGACCAAAATTGGGTATGTTTTTTAGGTTTTAAAAGTTAATGCTGTATTTCAGTGGGagcctgaaaacaaaacagaacaaaaagcaTTTCAATTATAATaagcaaatattttcttattttaacaaaaaaataaatactgttgGATTTCACCCAACTTTGCTCCTTACCAAAATATTTCAGGCTAAGGATCAAGGTAAGTTGAAGTTTTAAGCTGCATTATAAACAACCTCTGACTCTAGGGGAAAACTTATTTGGAGAGTATCAAGAAATAGAAAGAATCCAGCTGCATGTTAGTGGACACTGCAGAAATATATGAGAAGTTTAGAGCAGCCGCAACTGCATTTTACTTGTGTAAAGGTTTTTTGACACGGCTGTTGTATTGTGCACCCAGTATACAATCTTCTTATCAATAACATCAATGTGTGCAAAAAATGAATCTTGGGTTTACGGCATATTTGTAGCCATATGCTTTCTACCTGTCAATATAGTTCAAAGGCAGTGAACGAGGAAAGTTCAGTAGATGTGGCATCTATCCTCGTTCCCATAGGACTGACAAGATGGTCTCAGAGGTTTTACTTTTTGTGATGTATCATGCAACACATCTGGGCAAAAGAGTTCTTGCTTTGGCAGTGCCAGCCACCATAATGGtaaagcagcagtagcagcaagCAGTGGCTTCATAGTgtcacatttattttttcagatgGTGTTGCCCCTTCATCTCACTGATAATTTGGTGCTTACTCGAATTTGCTCTTCTTTGGCGATCATCACCTTTCATCTTTCAACatggtttcatttttcttcccatcCAAACCACAACGAGATTCAGACATAAAGTGTTGTACAAACGTCAAATCTGCATTTGTTTTTGTGTGCACCTGTCTGTCCCAATAGTTCTTTAAAACTGTAGTTGGCATATTTTGTTACTTCAGTTTTCAAGATACTCCTTCAGCAACAAAATCATCTAAATCAGTGAGAGTCACTATACCAGTATTTGGGATTGGGCTCGTGTCCTTTCCTAAGTGAACCTGAGTTTCTTCAGTGTCTTGCCTGCAGGAGTAAGAGGCTGGTTCAATATAGGGctgagcatccacagcttcagTGTATCTGTAGTCCTGATGACCATCTTCAGGTAGTTTAGCTAGTTCTCCTGGTACAGCTGGCACTAACCAGGCAGGTTCAGAGGGCTGAGAAGGTGACTTCAGCACTGCTACAGATGAAGCTGGTAAAGGCATTACTCTAGGGTAGGAGGCATAGGGAGAATTCACAATTTCTGTAGAGGGTGGCTGGTATATGTTCCCTTCTGAGGAAGGGACTGAAACTTGAACATATTTGCCAGTTTCTGGatcataaaatgtttttaaattaacttcAGCTGGTAAATCAACTACATAGTATTGGCCAGAGTCAGGGTCTTGGAGGACTTTACGCTGGGTTGAAGAGCTGGGTGAAGGGCTTACTGCTGATACACCACTGGGTCTTCCTGCACTAATTTCTGTGGGAGTAAAAGTGGAGTGAGGGGCAGGATGGAGGGGAGAATATCCCAAGGGTGGATGAGATGCTAGTGTCTGTCCAGAATGAGAAGACTTTCTGTCTACAGCACCTGTGTGCTCAGCCTGAtgttttttctgctgctcttgcattttctttctcctgcttgCCAGCTTTTTGGCTCGCCGCAGAGCCTTTTCTGTTTTtggtggcacagcaggaggctttcctgctgctctctcctcaaGTCCCCTGGGCTCCAGTCTCTCAGCTTCCCCTGCAGAATCAGAAAGCATATTCCTCTGCGTTGAATCGAGCATCTCTTCTGCAGACGTGCCAGCTTGGTTTTTTAGTGCCATATTCAGCAAGGCAGGGTTTATAGCATCCTCTGTCTCTCTAAGGCCAGAAATTATTGGTTTGTCTGATGACAAACTGGCAGCAAGAGAGAGCATCGTGCTGCCTGACCTGGGGCTTGTAACAACAGAGCATGCAAGAGTGTCTAGCAAAATTGGTTCTCCTTCTGTATGCAGGATGTCCTCTAAAGCTTCATGGGATACTGGAGAACACCTGTGGTTCTCTGATACGGAGGCAGTCACAGGGGAAATTGTCTCCCtagtaattattttctttgcacAAGAGCCACCCCTGCGATTAGATAAATGATGATTGTTGAagtaatttgtctttttttctgtaggatAGCTGGGGTTATTTTGTGATTGGTCATTTTCCAGACCTAAATTTGGCTGTGTTAAGCTATGTCTTGCCTTCCTAGTCTGgagcttctctttccttctgcaaACATTTTCCTCGTTCATTTTCCCAACTTTATTTAACAAAGCACAAGcctcttcatcctcttccaTCAGCTTTCCTGATGAAAAACTCTCTGTATCTTCTAAAATACTGGGATCCAGTGTCGCTGAAGTAGATCCAGGCTCACTGGCCTCTTTCCCTCTGTCAGCTGCGCCATCCTTCACATCCTGCTGCCCTCTGTACCTTGACACCAACCAGCCTACCTCTTGGGCTCGCAACATATTTTGGTGCTGCTTGTTGCGCTCTGCTGGGGGCATAAATCTACTTTCCATTTCCTTATAACTGCTGCTCACTGTATCATCCAGGGAAAAGGACCTAAACAGGGGCAGCTTGACAGCCCTTATGACCTGAGGTGACCTGAATGTGTTATCTTTAATCAAAAACAGACTGGGTTTTGTTGAGCTTGAAgatggtggtggttgttgtgGTTCCTCAGACCTAAGCATAGACATGTCCCTTATGGTGTCAGAAGCAGAATCCATGCTCTtgacttcttcccttttctctcttacTTTCTCTGTCAGCAAGTTCCTCTGTTCACTTCCAGcatcttttccccctctcttctctgctgcaCCAGTACCAGAACCAATACAAGCATAATATTGTGGTTCATCTTCCTCAAcatctttccctctctctttgtGGCTTTTCTTATTATCTGTACCCATTTCACTCTTAGTCCTCTGGTTTTCTTGAAGGCAGGCCTTCTGCATTAGGGGCACTGGTGGAGACAGCTCCTCCTGAAGTGGCTGCTCTACTGTGGAGACAAAAGATTGCTCCGAAGAACTAGTGCTTCTTTTGCCTTGTGCTTCATGGCCAGGTACCACCATACTGGTTTGGGTGCCACTGTAAGGTACATCCTCTGCTGGCGAGAGTTGGCTTGGGAGTGTTTTGAAGGCAAAAATATCATTCTGAACAGCAGCCTGTCTCTCATTTTCCTCACCCTGGACACTGGCACTTTGCATGGGCTGCCCAGCTGTTGTATCTGTATTGTCCCTATTGAATGGTTTCAGTGATGGATACTGCTGATGCTTTCTTAAATCAGGTTCATTTGATTCATGTCTGAACAAGGGGAAGTTTTCATTATCCCCTGTATTTTTAACCAGATCTTGATAGTTTGAATTATCTTGGTGCAAGTTTTCTCCAGTCTGGTAAAGTAAAAGGTCTTCTGTTGTCTGGGGTGAACTCAAAGTCAGGTAATTGTCTGTAAAGTGTCCAGTTAAATCAGTTCTATTGTCCTTCTCATGAACACTGCCAGACAACATGGAGGCTATGTCACTCAATTCATCTTTCTCTACAATATTTTTGTTACTCATTTCCTGTAAAGTCAAGAGTGAGGTATTAATTTCTGTGCTCTTTTTTATACTTTCCCTAGTTCTGTTTTTCTCCTCCAAGGCCCTTAAGAGGGGAGAAGGAGTATAAATGCTTTTAACACGTTTACGCACATCCTTCAAGTTAAATAACAGACTCGATGCTTTCGATTTGTAACTATCCCGAGACCTGTAATCACCAACCATGCTTCCACTGTGGTCTCTCAGTGCCATgctctcagcaggaggaggtgttAATGGTATCAGCTCACTTTCTACAGTGTCCATCTCCTGCTTTGGTGGTATGATGGGTGTTAGCAGTTCAGTGATGTTGAAAGAGGGACTGACTGATCCAGGGGTATTTACCTGTTTAGCTAGAGGAGTCACATCCAGACCAGGTTCAGCACCAGTCACCTTTTCAGACAATGCCCATGTCTCATCACTGGCTGTGAATGTCTCCTTTGAagtctgtctcctctctgctccccctTTTGTAGCCCTCTGTCTCCTCCAGGGAGGACAGGTATTACCCAGTTGAGGACTGAGGGCCTCCTCTTTGGCTGAGGTGGCCAGGGTTCTttgtgcaggagggctgggtgCCTGGGACATAGATGAGGGTGAAACTATCCTGTAGGAGACAGACTGAGGTGACATGGATTCCTGAGACAAGGCAGGGGGGGAAAGTTGGACTGGCATTGGGAGTGGTGGCACAGGAGGGGCTTCAGGTGTAGGGGGTGTTGGGGAATGGCTCTGATGGGTAGTGGATGGAAAAGAAAGTGCATGCGGgacaggaggtggttgaggaggACCCTGGTGCACATGGGTCCTTGGAGGTGGTgtgggaggaagagcagcaggaaattCAGTTTCTGAAGCAAGGGGTTCCTGAGGTACACATACAGCTGGGAGAGGAATGCTGAAAGCAGCTTCTGGTGGAGTTGGCTTCACTTGAaaatctttcttctgctttttagCAATGGTAGTCTTCACAGATGACAACTTATGATCCTGTGTTTGGGATCCTTTAATAAAGGGTGCTTCTTCCAGGTATGTAAgttcttccttttccatttttatgtCAACAAATTCCTCTTTTTCAGTCAGTTTTTTGTGATGAACATTCCATGCTTCAAAAGCACtgttttcactgtgaagaaaattacctttttttgcTGGCTCATTAACTTTAACACTTCTGTTTTTTACAGCCTTTTTAGATGAACAGGAAAAATTTGACTTGGCTACTTTTGACATCTCAATCAGCACAGGATAATAACTATCAGAGTCACAATAACTCAGGTCTATTTTATTAGGTCTTTTCTGTGGCTCATGTTTGCCACTGAGACAGTGGCTGTCTTGACTAGCCTCAGAAAATTCAGAAAGTTCCTTGTGGTTGCTTAAAATGTCCATGTCATCCAAGCAATTCCCATGATTTGGTTTACATTTTTGAAAGCTGTTCTTACTGGGCTGCTTAATGGCTATCACAGAACCTCCGGAGCCTTGGTCTGCAGTCTTATCAAACGTTTTAATCAGTGAGGACACTTTTGAAACATGTTTATTGTTCCTTGGACCAGAGACTGGCaaattcagatttttcttttccatggaaAAGGTGTTATTCTTAGCAATCCTATTCTCCTCTGGAGCACACTTGGGTAACTGCTGGAATGTGGAAGCCGATATTGTATGTTCATTGTTTCTTGCTGTTAGCTTGTTACAGATGTTGCTTTTCTTGATGGCGTAGCTCAATGTTCCTGGGTGAAATTTAGCAGAGAACTGGAGGGCAAAGTCAGGTGAAATGGCAAGATCTGGTTCGTTGTAGGAGTCTTCAAGTTCTGCCACGCACAAACTTTTGAAAGCACGGTCTGTGAGGCTGCTTACCTCTCTATCTGTGTCATCCAGCAGACTCCCAATACTTGAGGAGTCACTGTGTCCTTCTGTATGTTTCTTATTTCCCTGCATTGTTCATGGGAATCACGAACAAATTATCCAAAGGATTAATTTCAGTGTCAAATAGGCAGATGAGTGTGTGGGGTGGTTCCAGCTACTTGCAATTCACAAACACCAAATGGTTCCTCCAGAAAATGGTGCTGCACATTGATTCATCTTACAGAATAGCTGAAGGAAGCCTTCTTCTCTGCAAAGCCAAAAATtctaaattactttttcttttctatattAAAACAATCAGAGAGCATTTCACAGATATATGAGTCACTGAATAATTTCCTTCAACATATATTCTAAACCAGATGCTAGCAACACAATAAATAACATGAAAAGTAGTTTTGTTTTGGCCAGTTCAAGTAGCTAGCAGCTAACTGGTAGATAGTATAGTTTCTGGAAAGTGCCATTAAAAATGTGGGCTTACCTCAGATTATTTGCTTAGTTTCTAAAACAAGGATATAAGAGTCAAATTCCAACCATAAACACTTCCAAGTGCTGTGCACATATTTAGCTAAGAAAGTTAGCCTTTTTTTAGTAATAATCAGGGAgaaaatttactttaaaaaagagTGTCATTGAGTACATCATTGCACACTGAGttcaagctgaaaaaaaattgataaAATTTATATGGCAAGACATCATAATTACAATTTAAactattttgtttaaaaaaaaatgttattataGGAGACTTGTGTTTTCAGTTAGCTGATGACTGCAGAAAATGAAGTCTATAGAGATGGCAGGCTGGAGCTTTCCTGTGACAACTACCCTGAGCAGAACCCTTGCTGGAGAAAGTAGAATGACACCACAGGTAAAGaggttttgctgtgcttttgtaTGTCCAAGCAAATATTGCTGGAATAAAATCCTTTAGCCACCCATATCCAGACACGATTGTGTTGGCACATTGAAGTTGAGGAGGCTGCTAATATCATCTTagccagcagaaggcaggagTGTCTAGGGGACTCCAGCAGACCCACTAAAAGGGGGGAACATCTGGTTTCAGTTCCAGAACTGCTAAGAGCAAAAGGTAACCCATTCAACACTATTATAAAATATCACAACCTTCCATGAACCCCTGATTATGGTGCCCAGTTAGGGTCCACAGCATTGTGGCTTTTGTTTATCTACACATCAGTCTGAAGACAGAATGGGAGAATCTCTGGATGGAACAAATAAACATGAAATAGACTCTTAAGCCATACTTGAAATCTGTATACTAAAATTCTTTTAAGTTTACTCTGTAAACTGTTTTGATACCTGTTGTCACATTCAAGGGTTTGAGCAGGGTATTGAATAAACTGCATCAAGACTCAGATTAATATCATATTACAGAGCTAACTCAAAACCCACTCCTTAAAAAAAGTCTGATCCTCATCTTCATTTCCTAGGACAATTGTGATGAGCTGAAACTGCAATTCACATCTACCACCGCTTCTATCTGTCTCCATCTCAAACTTGGATCCACTGAAGAGCTGAGTAACGAAATTCAGATTTCAGCCCCTCTAGCTGTCCAAATCCATGATTCCACTTTGGCCAAAGAAACTCTTGGAAAAGGGCACATTTTTCCCTATGACAAGTCAATGCTGGTCTGAGGAACTGGGCTTAATCAGGAGAATTACTCAGGCTCAGTCATTTCTTCAAATGAAAACATTCCTCACCTTCCTttactatttaaaaaaaccctcagccAACCTATTTTTAGACTCAAAGTATCATAGTGAATCTTGATTCTATCCTTCCAGCCATACAATTCCAATGACTTATGCAGAACTACAATAGATTTACACCAGGAATAAAATGAGCTTTAATAGAGCTCCTCCATTTTACTTTCTATAAACATTTTTCAAAATTGAGGTTCACCCTCTCCACTGCACATACGTTTCTGTGTATaatgcagcaagaaaaaaaaagaagacaaatgaAAAGCCATCCTGCCTGTGGTTTTGGTTCTTAACTGTTATATTTGTTGAAAGTACGGATACATACCTGCCAGGTAATTTTGCTTCTCATCTTTAGAACTCTCTCATGCTTGTATTTGGCTTCATTTCTGACCATCTTTAGTGAGGAGGTAGAAATAGTCCAGTGATATAGATTCGACAGAAGTAGCATCCCAGGATGTTTCCAACCTTGAGCATTTTTTACCTTAAACGAATTCTGCAATTTGAGAACAAATATATTTGTTTGCATGATCTGAAGATTGTCTCATGCTGTagtcattaatatttttttttgttcatttacaCTTAAAAAATCATTTTAGGAATGTTTTACAGGATTTCTTACCGAAAGAGTCAGGTATCCATCCCTGAGTGACAATAACCAGAAACCTTGAGAGTTCGGTAGCTTGTGGAGTGCAGTCAGGCACCTAGCAAACAACTATCACAACCTCCAGCATTGCCTGGAAGCTCCAGCAGGGACTAACAGTTGAGTGAGCAATGGTTTCCTGGCAGTCTGCCCATTGCAAAGGGTGGGTGacatctccaggctaaaaaagaGGGGTTGCGCCAGATGACTTCATCCCTTCTGCTGTATGTATATGTCCCTGCTGCGCCACCCTTTCAGATGGACTGCAGAGAAAAATGTGTCTCCACTCAACCTGCATATGACTTCCTACTGTCAGTCTTGTAGACTGGGAACTAATGCAGCTGAGGTTAGAAAGTCCATTCTTTTCACCGTCCCTGTtgtaaaggagaggaaaggtggGCAACTGGGATGGCAAGGGGCAGTAAACAAAATATCTTTTTGTTTCCGTGCATGAGCTGGAATCAGGACATGATAAAGGAAAGTTCAACTACAGTGAACATgtgttgctgcttttctttcgtTGTGGAGGCCCCCAAGGTTCAGACTAGTTTGCTTAATCTTTGCAAGAATATACCAAATTCCTCCAAAGAGAGCTTCCTATCCCTGAAGTAAACTAAATAAAACATAAATGTAGATGCAGCAGATTTTCTTGAAGCAAGGATCTCCTCTAAGAAAACTTTTGTGTCAGTCTGTGATATTCAAAACATCCTGgcaaaaatagaaaacaagACTCACTCTACGGGATGATCTCCTACACCTTACCTGAGGAAGGACAGTTGTCCTGTACCAATCAGAACTTTTTGTGGTCCATTTAAGATGTaccagtaggaaaaaaaaataaaaaaagcaaaaggaaagaaaaagccccAGTGCTATGTCTGGTTGCATCCAGATGTAAAAAGATATCCTCATTGCAGAGTTGTGCACTCGGTTATCTCTGCTCAGAGGTTAAATTACAattgtgctgcttctctggtACTCTTAACTATGCAATGCCAACACAGTTGTGGGAGACGGTGATTATGTCCTGGCACACTCATCAAGGGGCCTGTTGACTAAATTCCAGCAGCACAATGTTTGACACTGTTTATTGATAGTGGTGCCTGAACTAGGAGGAAGCTTGGCTTTCAGATCTCATGGACAGAGGTCTGAAGAAACATCTTGTCCCTTGTAAACTGAGAACATTTGCTGAAAAGTGAGTAGGGTAGCAATAAACATGGAGATTATGATGTAATCTCAGCAATTATTTTCCTAGATGGAGTCACTGTTACAAAAACAACTCAGCACccctgattaaaaaaaagtatagtGTCTGTCACTGTCTCTGCAGCCCTTGTGAAGATCCTTGTCTTGCCTGGCCATGATACTAGTACTTGGGCAGTGTAATGTTTCAAGTGGAAAAGCTGAATCTACTCCAAGTGTTCAAGGTGCAGATCACTACCGGTACTGGATGGAAACAGCAGCACTGTACTGATCTACTTATGCATTGTACAGGTATGATGGCGCCTCCTGAACTCTGAGCAAAGAAGCTGTTCACAACTGGTTTAATAACCTGGTAAAATTCAATTACTTTACCCTTTTGGACAAACATGGCAGCCACTACGGTGTTTGAACTTAGGTCAGGATTCAGCTAGTTTAAACATCTCAGATGTCTGAGTTTAGTCTGTTTTCAGGACAGAGGAAATCAAAGTCTGTGAAATGCTGAGAAGCATCTGAGGTGTTTGAGTAGGCATCATCTGACATGAGCTACTGGAAAAGCTTACATGAATGTAGAGACTTCAAGGACCTTAATCAGAAGCaagcctcctctctttttttaaataagcaactttttttttccagtggctcTCTTAAGTGACTAGCAAGTTGTGACAAGGAGGTTAAATTACAGAGACTATTCTTGGCCTGGCACAGACTGaatgtcatcttttttttcacttgacaGGAGCTGACCAAACCAGCAAACTTGGCTGGAGCGTGTGACATCACTGCTGTTGCAATAGATAAAGGACTGGTTGGTTCCCCTGCCCCCCTTGGGCTGGTATTTGGCTGAAATATTGTGGCATGAGACATTGCAGTGGCATTTTGGCATCACCCTTGGGAGCTGCATAGCAGTCTGAAGTCAGCAGCACTGTATTCTCCTTGATggtgggaagagaagggagagggagggaaggcttattaaaaaaaaaaaaaaatctttgtgagCTGGTTTCTTCATGTAGCTGTGTGACAACcacccacagctccagctccaaacGCAGAGCCCGTTGGTGACTGCTAGCTGAGGTTTCTTCAGCAGTGTGCTCTACTTGcacactcactgctgctgctttgggcttCCAGGGCCTCATCGTAACAGTGAATGGTCAGTGCTTCTTACTATGGGCAATAGGACAATCTCTAATGAACTGATGACTTTTTTGCTCAGGTGCATATTTGTTCATGACACATGCAGGAGCTCATAatatgattagagggctggatgGAAGTAGACCTGTCCAACTATGTGTCATCAGGCTCAGACAACACTCCCAGATGATGGCAGCTTGTCAGTAGCCTGAGTGGGATTGGCTCAGTGAGCTTTAGTGGATCACACCAAAGAATCCTGCATGGCAGCAGCGATCAGCTTGTGAACAGGTATTGAGCGTGCTGCTGTCAGTCAATGATCACAGTACCTTTGTCTTCTTTGGGTGTTTAGGAAAGCAGACAAAAAGGTGTCAAAGAATTAATGGTCACCCTGTGAGTCCCTGTTAGAGACAAAGAGCCAGAAGGATgtcaaagagaaatgaaaaactcATGTAGTCTGGTGTAGAATACCAGAACATGCCTTGTGCTGGCCCGCTTGAACTTCCAGGGGTGTGTTGGCTGGTCATACTGAGCTGCATTGGAGACAAGTGCTTGCTCTGGTCTGttctgctgcctgggctgctctgggcaCACTGCCTCTCTGAGCAGATCTTGGGGCACATGGACCAGGGGAAGGATCACAACACAGCGACCAAGGAGAGGAGCTATCTGGCAGGACAGACAGTGGTGCTCCAGCCACCTTTCCCTGAATTGTCAAGAAAGGCAGCTTGTGGACTGAGATGGTGATTAGATGAAAGCTATTAGTACAAGCCTTCATTTCCCTCATCCAAGATTACTTTCATATCCATTTTGTGGTCATAAAGAGCAGCCAGAATGAATTCTCCTGCCTGGGGAAAGGGGAATCACTTTGCTCAAATAAAAatacctgctccagctggtggATGGTGGAGAACTAGATCTGTCCATCTTAAGGTGAAGATTCCAAACACTGATAGAAATGATTAACATAAAAGAAGACATAGaaatggacaggctggaaagggtccagaaaagggcctcAAGAATGATCACaggactggaagacctgtcatacaacagaaggctgagagaactgggtttgttcagccttgagaagaaaaggcttagGGAAGATCTCATAACCACGTC encodes:
- the C7H10orf71 gene encoding cardiac-enriched FHL2-interacting protein — its product is MQGNKKHTEGHSDSSSIGSLLDDTDREVSSLTDRAFKSLCVAELEDSYNEPDLAISPDFALQFSAKFHPGTLSYAIKKSNICNKLTARNNEHTISASTFQQLPKCAPEENRIAKNNTFSMEKKNLNLPVSGPRNNKHVSKVSSLIKTFDKTADQGSGGSVIAIKQPSKNSFQKCKPNHGNCLDDMDILSNHKELSEFSEASQDSHCLSGKHEPQKRPNKIDLSYCDSDSYYPVLIEMSKVAKSNFSCSSKKAVKNRSVKVNEPAKKGNFLHSENSAFEAWNVHHKKLTEKEEFVDIKMEKEELTYLEEAPFIKGSQTQDHKLSSVKTTIAKKQKKDFQVKPTPPEAAFSIPLPAVCVPQEPLASETEFPAALPPTPPPRTHVHQGPPQPPPVPHALSFPSTTHQSHSPTPPTPEAPPVPPLPMPVQLSPPALSQESMSPQSVSYRIVSPSSMSQAPSPPAQRTLATSAKEEALSPQLGNTCPPWRRQRATKGGAERRQTSKETFTASDETWALSEKVTGAEPGLDVTPLAKQVNTPGSVSPSFNITELLTPIIPPKQEMDTVESELIPLTPPPAESMALRDHSGSMVGDYRSRDSYKSKASSLLFNLKDVRKRVKSIYTPSPLLRALEEKNRTRESIKKSTEINTSLLTLQEMSNKNIVEKDELSDIASMLSGSVHEKDNRTDLTGHFTDNYLTLSSPQTTEDLLLYQTGENLHQDNSNYQDLVKNTGDNENFPLFRHESNEPDLRKHQQYPSLKPFNRDNTDTTAGQPMQSASVQGEENERQAAVQNDIFAFKTLPSQLSPAEDVPYSGTQTSMVVPGHEAQGKRSTSSSEQSFVSTVEQPLQEELSPPVPLMQKACLQENQRTKSEMGTDNKKSHKERGKDVEEDEPQYYACIGSGTGAAEKRGGKDAGSEQRNLLTEKVREKREEVKSMDSASDTIRDMSMLRSEEPQQPPPSSSSTKPSLFLIKDNTFRSPQVIRAVKLPLFRSFSLDDTVSSSYKEMESRFMPPAERNKQHQNMLRAQEVGWLVSRYRGQQDVKDGAADRGKEASEPGSTSATLDPSILEDTESFSSGKLMEEDEEACALLNKVGKMNEENVCRRKEKLQTRKARHSLTQPNLGLENDQSQNNPSYPTEKKTNYFNNHHLSNRRGGSCAKKIITRETISPVTASVSENHRCSPVSHEALEDILHTEGEPILLDTLACSVVTSPRSGSTMLSLAASLSSDKPIISGLRETEDAINPALLNMALKNQAGTSAEEMLDSTQRNMLSDSAGEAERLEPRGLEERAAGKPPAVPPKTEKALRRAKKLASRRKKMQEQQKKHQAEHTGAVDRKSSHSGQTLASHPPLGYSPLHPAPHSTFTPTEISAGRPSGVSAVSPSPSSSTQRKVLQDPDSGQYYVVDLPAEVNLKTFYDPETGKYVQVSVPSSEGNIYQPPSTEIVNSPYASYPRVMPLPASSVAVLKSPSQPSEPAWLVPAVPGELAKLPEDGHQDYRYTEAVDAQPYIEPASYSCRQDTEETQVHLGKDTSPIPNTGIVTLTDLDDFVAEGVS